The window ACGCCGGTGATGAGGTTCTGGACGTGGGAGATGGCGGTGCGGATGGCGGCCATGGTGCGGCGGGTGCCGAACCAGGCGTCGACCTTGAGCTTGCGGCCGCCGTCCCTGCAGCTGGAAGTCGAGGTTGAGGTGCTTGAAGTTGCGGGTGAGCCTGCCGCGCGGCCCCTCCACCGTGACCACCTTCGCCGCCACCTTGACGGTGGCCTCCTCGGGGACGTCCATCGTTTCGGAAGCCAGGATGGTCTTCATCTTGGCCGGCGGGTGTGGCtgattcggcggcggcggaggggaggaggcgagAGAGACGAGCGCGGATTTTATACGGGAACGGGAGGGCCGCCGCGGGTTACCCTAGGTAGGAGAGAAGGATGGGCTGGGCTCACTTATTTTTTCAGTGGGCTCATTTTATTGATTGGGCTGGGCCGGCTCATTGTTTCCCTTGCGCGCCTGGAGTAAGTTTCTGAGTATTTTGTGGTTTCACTTAGGAGTAGAGTAGTTtctcatcaacaacaacaacaacaacaacaacaagctaTATATAAATCCATTTTGCTGTGTGTTGAAAATaatataaacataattaaaatagCCTCAGGAGAgaaaatgtaccaatagtaaataataaatacatgagtgAAGCTAAGGGAGGTCTGGATCGATCGACAACGTAACCATGAAACAAATATGTACAACAATATTCGATCGGAGGAGCCAATTATTTGGATGGATGCAAGCTGAGTTAAAAAGCTACTAGCTAGTAGAGTGATGGATGGAGGATGATACGAAGGAAGGAAGGCAGGCAGGCAAATTCATGGCACAACAAAATGATGGATATAATGTGGTGTATGTACTGACGTGCGCCTGTATGTACGTACTATATATGCAGCATATACAAGAtggtgctagctagctagtgagAATATGCATGCACGATGGTTTAGTAGACTTCGACGTTCCATTGCTCGCCCTTCTTGAGCTGCTTCTTGTACTCAATCCAGTCGATccctgacgacgacgacgacgacgacgatgattaGCAGTAGTCAGATTGATTATTTGCTTGATGATTCTTTCAACTCTATATAAACGACGCAAGTAAACAATGCAACAAACATAGATACACACACATACCGTCCTTGGCTGCGAGGTCGACCATGATGTCGTCGATGCCCTTCTCCATCCCCTTGAGCCCGCACATGTAGACGTAGGTGTtgtccttcttgagcagctcccACAGCTCCTCCTTGTACTCGGCCATCCGCGTCTGGATGTACATCTTCTCCCCCGCCGCGTTCGTCTGCTCCCGGCTCACCGCGAAGTCCAGCCGGAAGTTGTCCGGCGCCAtctccttcatcttctccaGCTCCTCCTTGTACAGCAGGGTGTCGCTCGTCGGGACTCCCAAGAACAGCCAGGCCAGGCCGTTGTACTGCAGGCAGGCAGCAGATATATTAAACAATTCAGGATGATCTCTTCAACACAGTATGCATGTACACACACATACCTTGTAGTCGTCGTGCTTCTCGAAGAACATCTTCCACAAGAAGGAGCGGAAGGGGGCGATACCGGTACCCGTCGCCAGCTGATGACAATCAATTACATACATGACGTACATGTATCAGATCATCAGTAGTATAGTATACTCGATGCAGCAAggatcatgcatgcatgatcaTCAGCCTCACCATAATGACTGTTGCGTTGGGGTCTTTGGGCATGAGCATCTCCTTGCCGACTGGCCCTGTGATCTTCACCTCAGCGCCGGGCTTCAGGTCACCTGCGTTCAGTGAATTACTATGTTATTTAGTTGAAGAGATCTATATATATCCTGAATTATATTGTTTGTCTCTTTAGTTTGCTTGCAGTGGTACGGTTGGCATATATAATCATCTGATCTGACAGGTATGCTGAACAACGATCTGACAGAAAATGGAATAGAACAACAACAGCATGCATGCCTGATTAAGAGAAGATCGAAGCTATATATAGCAGCATGTGATGAATTGGAGAAAATGAACACTAGTACTCTACTGACATAGGTAGTTGGAGCAGACTCCTTTGACGATCTCTCCTTGATCGTTGGTGTACACGAGCCTCTTCACGCACAGCGACACCTACACACAACAACAAGTAGATGTAGATGTAGATCTAGCTGCCTGATGATCAGCAGCGCAACAATCAAGCTAAGTCTACAAGGACCGACGACTCACGGTCTTGGAGTCGCCGAAATCCCCGAGGGCGCTGCTGGCGATGGAGTAGAGCCTGAGCTTGTGCGGCTTGCCGTTCTTGTCGACGCCGTCGGCGATGACGCCAATGGACTGCCCTTCTCTGTAAGGGATCTCGCCTGCAATATATAACAAGTTAATTGTATTATTTATTAACAAGTAATTAAGTTAATCTAATAGTGCAAGCAGCTAGCagatctagctagctagcaaagCAAATTAATAATAAGGACGTCGACCTTCTGTGCTGAAGACCATGTGCCACGTCTCCCCCGGCGCCTTGTCGCCGGTGATCCTGGTGTTGAGCAGGCACCTCCCCACGTAGGGCTCCTTGGGCCTGTACTTGTTGGTCACCACACCCTCGTCCTGCTTCTTGGAGATCTTCTCCGTCTTCaccggcgccgccccggcctcaGCGGTCTCCGTCGTCGACACCTGCACGCGCACCGCccgggcggcgctgcgccgcggGTACGTGATGCTGCATGACGACGGGGACGACGTCGAGGCGGCCGCCTTGGCAGCAGCAGGGAAGGACGACAGAGAGACGGCCGCGGCGgtcacggcggccatggcggtgtACTGATGAGTGGAAGGAGGCCCGAGAGATGGGACGATAGATAGCTAgatggagggaggggaggggattgGGTTTGTAGTGCTCGCGGGAGAGGTGACTGATGAGTGGAAGAGAGACGAGATGAGGAGCAAGTGGTGCCCGGCCGTCGCCTCTCTCACTCTGTCTGCTTGCTCTTGTTTATTTGCCGCTCCCGTCCGTCACACCATATAAGCCCGCCCATTAATATTTGGTATTTCAGCCCATCCGCATCTAATTTCAGCCCATTCTTTCATATATCCTCTTGTCTTGTGACACATTAATACAGCCCACGTAGAATCAACATTAACAAAATAATCCCtctgtcccaaattattagagcatctccaagaaagTAACTATTTTTAGCTCTCTAGTTAACTCTTTATTTCACTCTCTAAACAGATTCCTCTGTATTGAATCTcttgaatctctctctctcagccttATCTAGAGTAGACTAAGAAATAAAAAGGTATGgtctcatatatatatagcctgAAATATCCATCTCCTTATTTATAGGTGGGGGGATAATTCTCAAATTGGTAGTATAATTATTTCTGTCTATATAAATCTATatctatacctatttctaaagcgagtaaggttttCACCTAATTTTTTGATTTGATTCATCTTGTGTCATTGACAAGTGGGCCTTAGTCCATCCCGTATGCAAATCGGATCAATCCTCCGTCCACAATTTGATCACATAGATCTCTACAAATTAACGAATGGATAGTTATGCGTTTTgatacttataccaactttgttcgtagcaacgcacggacaTAAATGTCTAATTATTTCTAAAGGAAGCAATGATTCCTTAGTCCATCAATCCAACTCCTATTCGAAAACCAGACAAGTTATTTGGAATCCCAATCCGAATATGATCAAATTATTCAAAATCTTAATAGGAACACGGACAATTAATACCTCGCGTGCACGGTACGACATGTGCTGCACAGAGAGAATGGATACGAAGTTGGCGGTCTCATATAGATCCGCAAAAATTATATTACCCGTAGCAACATGCAGGTACACGTAACTACTAACTGGTAGCGGATTGCCCAATTTAGATGGACAATATGCATGATATCGATGGAGCCTAGGGAAGTACGGCATGAATCCATGCCGTCCATTCAATTAGCTAAAGTTGAGATTCATCAAATACCATGAACAATAAGAATCCATCTGATGTTTTAGAATATGTGTACTACTATTTAATTTCCATAACCTACTTAAAAGTAGGCACCTTTCTACTTTTCTAGTGATGCGTACACAAGTTTTCTATTTTGTGGGAAAAAGAAGATGAAATGCTCTAACATCCCTATATATGCATGTCTTGGTGCTCATCGATCATTCGATTATTCTACTCGAAAGAAGAATTGaatattatatatttatatatatatatacacacacagtGAGAGAGAGGGATCGAATGCCCCCCACTAACTGATTTGCAAATGCATGaacaatataatataatataatataattgaGTGACATCAGCTGCTTGCGTTGATCGGTCCGGAGCATCGGATTCGCAGGGCAGCAGCGAAAAGCTTAGTTtattttttatctttctttatATTAATAAGAGGATCTAGCTAGCTCTGTATTACTTTTCACTTTTAGTCGTCAGAGCTGGGATGTTGTACGTGTGCTTAATTAATTTTAGCTTATTAAGAGAAAGCGACATCGGCTTACTAGTTAAGAAAATCCTTCAAACTCTAGCTTCCCTGGCCAGCAAGAAGTAtttttttttaacctcagccACTATAAATCATACCCAGAACGTGAGAAATACCACTGGAGGCATCTAACCAAATCAGCTGGAGGCCCGTTCGCTTGTCCATCCTACCACGCAATGAACATCATTACTCTACTCTgcaaacactactacagaaaaccCTATCCCAAAcgcctcatcaccgccggttatGTGCTATCACCGCCGGCTCAAAATGGAGCCGGCGGTGATAGCCGTCATCACTGCCGGGTCTTATTACAACCCGGCGGTGATAGATATAAcaggcatcaccgccggttcgtaacaCGACCCGGCAGTGATAGAcgttacgaaccggcggtgatgtgaACACCACCCCATATTATCCTCTCCctctcattttatttttttcccaaTCTTATCCTCTCACTCACCTCCTCCGGTCCACCTCCCCACCGCTAACTCCCAGACCGCCTTtggtcgctgccgccgccgcctccgctggcAGCGACgatgcaggcagcagcagccgcctgtTCGCCCCTCCCAcaccctcccacctctctcttCCCCCCAGCCTCCCACTTCCTCCAGGCGGGAAATCTTGTCGccccttcaccgccgccggccaccggggcTGGATCCGGCCTTCCCCTTGCCGGATCCGAGGTACGCCTAGCCGGATATCAGGGGTCGCCGTTGTCGCTTGCCCCGGGGCGTGTGCTCATGGTGGTCCCGGTGGCCGCAggtccgtggccgccgccgccgccactcaccCCGGGCGCTGTGTCTCCAGTGGCCGGGGACCTTGGGCCGCCGCTCCCCTCGGGGCGCCGTGCCTCCGATGGTTCGGATGGCCGAGGTGCTGTGGCCGCCACTGCTTGTCATGTGAACTAATCTGAGATGCCGCTTGTCTCATTCATGTCAGTTTCATGTTATTGTTTGACTTTTCTTGTGCCCTCTTTCAGTGTTCTCAGCTTGCAAACCAGAATTGTCAAGAGGGAGGATCTGTTCATCACAACCAAGGTTATCTAAATTGCAAAGCCCTACTCTCTGTACTAGGAAACCACCACTTCCTAATTGTGCATGATGACAACTaatgtttctttttttcattcTACTGAAACATCTCTGTTTGTTATGACTGTAGCTATGGAATTCAGATCAACGGTCATGTGATTGAAGTCTGTAAGGACAGCTTGAAGAAGCTGCAGGTAGGTTATCTTGATCCCTATCTTGTTCACTTCCCAGTAGCTACTAGACATACCGGTAAATTCTAACTCTTAATTTTGCATAGTATTTAGGAAGATTTAATATGTATGTGTCTCACTGAATAGAGCATTTTGATTTCCTTCAGGAGTTGGTACAACTTCTAGTGCTCTTGGCGATGATAGTGTGCTTGACATTGATACCACTGTCTCATTGGAAACAACATGCCATGCGATGGAAGAACTTGTTTCTATGGGACTGGTCCGCAGCATTGGGATCAGGTAAATTGAAATGACATTTTTCTTGTTGCAGTTGTAGTTTTGTCTACATAGAAAGCATGCTTGATCATGTGCCTTTTATATGCAGCATCTCTAACAAGGTATGGTTCTTCCAAATCTTTCCAAATTTGCTGTTGCATTGCATATGTAATAGACAGGCACTTAGACAGATAGAAGTAGCATTATAGATATCGTAAAAAAATGTATGCAAGACTTCAATGTAATTCTTTCTAGACTTGAGTGTGTGGCACTCCTGGGACATGAAAATGGTGGTAAAAGACTAGTGTTTACTGAATTTCAGTTTGTAATATGCATTCTCTGTCCTAAGTTGAAAGGTCTTTTGGTTCAGAACTAGACATGGGCAGCAGGATGAATTGCTAGTTCTATCATTACTAGTTCTTTTCAATTTTGACAACTTCAACATGGCTGCCATCTGATGTATGAGCTCGTATGGTTGAATTCTGTtgctataattatatattatatgtgttgtacaaatgatgcaatattattatatgaaaatatttttttgatgggaaaaaggtcttcaccaccggttccagatacgaaccggcggtgatgggtgcacatcaccaacggttGGCGCACGGATCACCGCCGGTTATCCATCACTGCCGGttctggaaccggcggtgatggccccgCTATCACCATCGGCTTAAATCCAACGGTACCcaaaaccgttggtgatgcacttttagaaccggcggtgataggggtGGCTGTAGTAGTGAAATTAGTCTGGTAATTGGACACGGCTGCATGCATGTCCATAGATTTGATCTGATAGCTAGATAGCTAGATTGTAGTTTTGTTTGTTCGATTGTATATATATGTCGGACTCGCCTGAGCCCCGCCTGCTTGTCGTCCCTACCACAGCGGCATGGGAAGGGCTGGACAATGGGAGGACTCACCTGAGCCCCTCATGCTCTCCGAGAACGACGATGATACTGAGAAGGAGGAGCAGCAAGCCTTCCCCGCCCCCTTGCCGTCCCTGCCACTGCGGTGTCAAGGGTGCAACATCGAGGGCCGGTTGGAGAGGGAGGAAGCGGCGGGACGAGGAGGGCACGGTGGAGGCGTCGTGTCCTTGGCCAAAGGGAGGCAATGGCGGGACaaggagggcgcggcggaggtgcCGCGTCCACGGCCGGAGGGTGACGACGGCAGGAAAGAGGCGGGGAAGAGGCGCAGGAGGGAGATGGCGAGTGTTGGAGGCTCGGCAAAGATGTCGAGCGAGGGGGAATAATGGCGAGCCATTTGACGAGGGCGGACGTATATGAGTCTATTGGATTGATGTTTTGGGATTATTTCCCAATTATAGCTAGCAGACTCTTTTAGAGAGTCTCTTCAAGATGCTcttagtcgttttggcttttattttttctaaataGCGTTTTGGCTTTTGTAGATacatagtttgtgttatgcatatatatatatatatcatgtttAGGTGTATAGAAAAATTAatatatctagaaaagtcaaaatgactaataatttaggacgAAGGGAGTACTAGATATCAAGTCAATTCAAAAGGTCACCTCATGTGGCACTCTAGCGCAAACCGACACAAAAAATGAAGTAGAATTCAAATGGAGTCTGATTTTTAGTGGAATTGGATTGGATCTCAAGATGCTTACAAGAAGAGTACATGGCTAGAATATCGCTCTCATGGTGTTTCTCTTATGTAGATCACTTgaatatctctctctctctctctctctctctctctctctctctctctctctctcagccttATCTAGAGTAGACATAAGAAATAAAAAGGTATGGTCTCAGATATATAGCTTGAAATATCCATCTCCTTATTATTTATAGGTGGGTGGATAATTCTCAAACTGCTAGTATATTTCTATCTCtatttgtatatatattatttCTAAAAGAACCAATGATTTCTTAATCCACCAATCGGAATTCTAATCGAAATCCAGACAAGTTAATTGAAATTCTAGTCAGAATCTGAACAAATTAATCGGAATCTTAATCGGAACCTAGACAATCAATACTTCACACGGTCACGATACAACATGTGCTGCACGGAGAGAAAGGATACAAAATTGGTGGTAGCAATAATTACATTACCCGTAGCAACGTACAAGTACACATAACTGGTATCAGATTGCCTAATTTAGATGGACAATATGCATCATATAGATGGAGCCTAGGGAAGTACGGCATAAATCCATGCCGGCCATTCAATTAGCTAAAGTTGAGATTCATCAAATACCATGAACAATAAGAATCCATCTGATGTTTTAGAATATGTGTACTACTATTTAATTTCCATAACCTACTTAAAAGTAGGCATCTTTCTACTTTTCTAGTGATGCGTACACAAGTTTTCTATTTTGTGGGAAAAAGAAGATGAAATGCTCTAACATCCCTATATATGCATGTCTTGGTGCTCATCGATCATTTGATTATTCTACTCGAAAGAAGAATtgaatattatatatatttataatatATAGATTGCCTACCACTAACTGATTTGCAAaggcaatatatatatatatatatatatatatatatatagagagagagagagagagaggggatcgAATGCCCACCACTAACTGATTTGCAAAGGCATGAACAATATAATTTAATATAATTGAGCGACATCAGCTGCTTGCGTTGATCGGTCGGGAGCATCGGATTCGCAGGGCAGCGGCGAAAAGCttagtttattttttttgtcgATCTTTATATTAATAAGAGGATCTAGCTAGCTCTGTATTACCTTTTCACTTTCAGCCGTCAGAGCTGGGATGCTGTACGTGTGCTTAATTAATTTTAGCTTATTATTAACAGAGGAAGCGACCTGGGCTTCCGGCCGTTCAAGAAAATCCTTCGAACTCTAGTTCTCTGATGAACGAGGGgtattttt is drawn from Panicum virgatum strain AP13 chromosome 1N, P.virgatum_v5, whole genome shotgun sequence and contains these coding sequences:
- the LOC120654358 gene encoding ferredoxin--NADP reductase, leaf isozyme 1, chloroplastic-like encodes the protein MAAVTAAAVSLSSFPAAAKAAASTSSPSSCSITYPRRSAARAVRVQVSTTETAEAGAAPVKTEKISKKQDEGVVTNKYRPKEPYVGRCLLNTRITGDKAPGETWHMVFSTEGEIPYREGQSIGVIADGVDKNGKPHKLRLYSIASSALGDFGDSKTVSLCVKRLVYTNDQGEIVKGVCSNYLCDLKPGAEVKITGPVGKEMLMPKDPNATVIMLATGTGIAPFRSFLWKMFFEKHDDYKYNGLAWLFLGVPTSDTLLYKEELEKMKEMAPDNFRLDFAVSREQTNAAGEKMYIQTRMAEYKEELWELLKKDNTYVYMCGLKGMEKGIDDIMVDLAAKDGIDWIEYKKQLKKGEQWNVEVY